A single genomic interval of Roseovarius arcticus harbors:
- a CDS encoding acetoin reductase gives MTIKGKVALVTGAGQGIGRGIALRLAKDGGDIAIVDINEEKMAEVANEIEGLGRKVATFKADVSDRAEVYAAVEHVEKTLGGLDIMVNNAGIAQVDPIADVKPEDVDLILKINIQGVLWGIQAAAAKFKSLGHKGKIINASSIAGHDGFEMLGVYSATKFAVRALTQAAAKEYASEGITVNAYCPGIVGTDMWVEIDKRFSELTGTPIGETYEKYVGGIALGRAQTPDDVAALVSYLAGPDSDYVTGQAIIADGGIVYR, from the coding sequence ATGACAATCAAGGGAAAAGTGGCACTTGTGACCGGCGCTGGCCAAGGGATCGGACGTGGCATTGCTTTACGTTTGGCAAAGGACGGCGGCGACATCGCGATTGTCGATATCAATGAAGAAAAGATGGCCGAAGTCGCTAATGAGATCGAAGGGCTTGGCCGCAAGGTGGCAACCTTCAAAGCGGATGTCAGCGACCGAGCCGAGGTTTATGCCGCGGTCGAGCATGTCGAAAAAACGCTTGGCGGGCTCGACATCATGGTTAACAACGCCGGTATCGCGCAGGTCGATCCGATTGCGGATGTCAAACCGGAAGACGTGGACCTTATCCTGAAAATCAACATCCAAGGCGTTCTCTGGGGTATTCAGGCTGCTGCTGCCAAGTTCAAGTCCTTGGGTCACAAAGGCAAAATTATCAATGCATCGTCCATAGCAGGGCACGATGGCTTTGAGATGCTTGGTGTCTATTCGGCGACGAAGTTTGCTGTCCGTGCGCTGACGCAAGCTGCGGCGAAGGAATATGCCAGCGAAGGCATCACGGTGAACGCCTACTGCCCCGGCATTGTGGGAACGGATATGTGGGTCGAGATTGACAAGCGTTTCTCTGAATTGACCGGCACCCCGATTGGCGAGACTTATGAAAAGTACGTGGGTGGCATTGCATTGGGGCGGGCGCAGACACCAGACGATGTCGCCGCATTGGTTTCCTACCTCGCGGGCCCGGACTCTGACTACGTGACAGGGCAGGCAATCATTGCCGACGGCGGGATTGTTTATCGGTAG
- the nhaA gene encoding Na+/H+ antiporter NhaA has translation MRRTDSPIDPSRDFTAGSVNGRSKLVWYVDYTFNYTSVVRDIMRAAAQDLYQDQAVVAFRQAPCANQSDQRDLTARAAVAAGWQGNYLDMHSALLEHSGEIEKQDVERMAQEIGLDVKRFRADFRSDETWDRVTQDRAAAKKAGLEDHSGLIIDGRIYQGAWDEASLMEALEKPLGHRIMRAGAEFQNWAASAGMALILATFSALIMVNVGFDAAYERLRDLIISIGIGEATFALSAQAWVNDGLMAVFFLLVGIEIKREFVDGELSELSKASLPLLGAIGGMAAPALIYLAFNWDHPSAHGWGVPMATDIAFTLGILALLGDRIPPALKVFITALAIADDLGAILVIAVFYSEGINAEPLLIAGGGFATMLVMNRVKVYARAPYLILGVVLWFFVHESGLHATLAGVLTAAAIPSRRTGNIAGAAAQTSALFDRELRVAKTSPATVSSRSLHLLQQALDRLREPGYHLQHALEGWSNFLILPLFAFFNTGIVFYGKSFDVTTPEVLGVMAGLIIGKPLGIVFICWLAVKTGIVDLPSGMTWRHMIGGGCLAGIGFTMSIFIATAAFDGAAVNSVKLAVLIASVIAATIGALILRSSEPD, from the coding sequence ATGCGCAGGACGGATAGTCCAATTGATCCCAGTCGCGATTTCACCGCCGGCTCCGTGAACGGCCGGTCGAAACTCGTCTGGTATGTCGACTACACTTTCAACTACACATCCGTGGTGCGCGATATAATGCGGGCCGCTGCGCAAGACCTTTACCAAGACCAGGCGGTCGTTGCATTCCGTCAGGCCCCTTGCGCCAACCAATCTGACCAACGGGACCTCACGGCGCGCGCGGCCGTCGCTGCGGGCTGGCAAGGCAATTACCTGGACATGCATAGCGCGCTGCTTGAGCATTCCGGCGAGATCGAAAAGCAAGATGTCGAGCGTATGGCGCAGGAAATCGGTCTCGACGTTAAACGCTTCCGGGCCGACTTTCGATCTGACGAGACATGGGATCGCGTCACGCAAGATCGGGCGGCTGCCAAGAAGGCGGGTCTTGAGGATCATAGTGGGCTGATCATTGATGGCCGCATTTATCAGGGGGCATGGGACGAGGCGTCTTTGATGGAAGCGCTTGAAAAGCCGCTGGGACACCGGATCATGCGGGCGGGCGCGGAATTCCAAAATTGGGCAGCCTCTGCAGGGATGGCATTGATCCTTGCGACCTTTTCCGCACTGATCATGGTCAATGTCGGCTTTGACGCGGCCTATGAGCGTCTGCGCGACTTGATTATTTCCATAGGCATTGGTGAAGCCACGTTTGCGTTGTCGGCGCAGGCTTGGGTCAATGATGGCTTGATGGCTGTGTTTTTCCTGTTGGTTGGCATCGAGATCAAGCGCGAGTTTGTGGACGGTGAATTGTCTGAACTCTCCAAAGCCTCGTTGCCCCTTCTGGGCGCGATAGGTGGCATGGCAGCTCCGGCATTGATTTATCTGGCGTTCAATTGGGATCATCCAAGTGCGCACGGCTGGGGCGTGCCGATGGCCACCGATATTGCCTTCACACTTGGGATTTTGGCCTTGCTTGGGGACCGTATTCCCCCGGCGCTCAAGGTGTTCATCACGGCCCTTGCGATTGCAGATGATCTGGGCGCGATCCTTGTGATCGCGGTTTTCTATAGCGAGGGGATCAATGCCGAACCATTGCTGATCGCCGGTGGCGGCTTTGCAACCATGCTTGTCATGAACAGGGTCAAGGTATACGCGCGTGCGCCCTATCTGATTTTGGGTGTGGTGCTGTGGTTCTTCGTGCACGAGTCCGGGTTGCATGCGACGTTGGCCGGTGTACTGACTGCTGCCGCGATCCCGTCCAGACGCACAGGAAATATCGCCGGTGCGGCGGCACAGACATCCGCCTTGTTTGACCGTGAGCTTCGTGTAGCAAAAACGTCTCCAGCGACGGTTTCTTCGCGGTCTCTGCACCTGTTGCAACAGGCGCTGGATCGTCTGCGCGAGCCGGGCTATCACCTGCAACATGCGCTTGAAGGGTGGTCCAACTTTCTGATCTTACCGCTGTTCGCGTTCTTCAACACGGGGATCGTTTTCTACGGGAAATCATTTGATGTGACGACACCCGAAGTTCTGGGTGTCATGGCGGGCCTGATCATCGGCAAACCTCTTGGCATCGTTTTTATTTGCTGGTTGGCCGTAAAAACGGGCATCGTGGACCTCCCGTCCGGCATGACATGGCGGCACATGATCGGTGGCGGCTGCCTTGCAGGCATCGGTTTCACAATGTCGATTTTCATCGCCACAGCAGCCTTTGACGGCGCGGCAGTGAACTCGGTCAAGCTTGCAGTGCTGATTGCGTCGGTCATAGCCGCGACGATTGGTGCGCTCATTCTGCGATCATCTGAACCAGATTGA
- a CDS encoding DUF6789 family protein translates to MKNVSAGLVAGFVATVVLSAMMVVKGMMGVMPELDVAAMIGMMMGASVAVGWIIHFMIGTIAWGGGFALLYDVIPGGSAVGKGIVFGVAAWLGMMIVVMPMAGAGFFGMNLGVMAPIMTLLLHIVYGAVLGGVYGMLLQRRTLNAA, encoded by the coding sequence ATGAAAAATGTCTCAGCAGGCCTTGTCGCCGGATTCGTTGCAACTGTCGTCCTGTCAGCGATGATGGTTGTCAAAGGTATGATGGGCGTGATGCCCGAACTGGATGTCGCCGCAATGATCGGCATGATGATGGGCGCGTCCGTCGCAGTCGGATGGATCATCCACTTCATGATCGGCACAATTGCATGGGGCGGCGGATTTGCCCTGCTTTACGATGTGATCCCCGGAGGCAGTGCTGTTGGTAAGGGCATTGTCTTTGGTGTGGCTGCATGGCTTGGCATGATGATCGTCGTGATGCCAATGGCGGGTGCCGGATTTTTCGGCATGAATTTGGGCGTGATGGCACCAATTATGACGTTATTGCTCCACATTGTGTACGGAGCCGTCTTGGGCGGCGTCTACGGCATGCTCCTGCAGCGCCGAACGCTCAACGCAGCATGA
- a CDS encoding gluconate 2-dehydrogenase subunit 3 family protein, translating into MASGLAGTALVSLARPVFGQATVPALTDYIPTAFSAEEWAFVQAATSRLIPSEGEGPGAAEARVAVFIDRQLADDFGTAADWYMKGPHDPGADPLLGFQSSLSPAQIYRDGIKAFDDWCRENKGAAFAELDPVAQDASLTALDGGEVNLPDALRDFFDVLLQNTKEGYFSDPRYGGNHGMSGWVHIGFPGARASFLEWNDPAMDNVAYPLGPVSIAGERT; encoded by the coding sequence ATGGCATCTGGCCTGGCCGGTACGGCACTTGTGTCTCTGGCGCGGCCCGTTTTTGGGCAAGCTACGGTTCCGGCGCTCACCGATTACATACCAACAGCTTTTTCAGCTGAAGAATGGGCATTTGTACAGGCCGCGACATCGCGACTTATCCCGTCGGAAGGCGAAGGGCCGGGTGCCGCCGAGGCACGTGTTGCGGTGTTCATCGACCGCCAGCTTGCCGATGATTTTGGCACCGCTGCCGACTGGTACATGAAGGGTCCGCACGACCCAGGGGCGGATCCGCTTTTGGGCTTTCAATCGTCGCTGTCGCCCGCGCAGATCTATCGCGATGGCATCAAGGCGTTCGACGATTGGTGCCGCGAGAACAAGGGCGCGGCATTTGCCGAACTGGACCCAGTTGCGCAGGACGCTTCGCTGACTGCGCTCGACGGCGGTGAAGTTAATCTGCCGGACGCCTTGCGCGATTTCTTTGATGTTCTGCTTCAGAACACCAAAGAAGGCTATTTCAGCGACCCGCGTTACGGCGGCAATCATGGCATGTCGGGATGGGTTCATATCGGCTTTCCAGGCGCGCGGGCCAGCTTTCTCGAATGGAACGATCCCGCGATGGACAATGTCGCTTACCCGCTCGGCCCCGTGTCGATCGCTGGCGAAAGGACCTGA
- a CDS encoding GMC family oxidoreductase: MARTDPKKDVVIIGLGWTGSMAGIELAKEGLEILALERGADRDTVPDFQYPNVADELRYGVRYGFMQKPVNSTLTLRHGTQDTALPMRHLGSFLPGDGVGGAGVHWNGNTWRPLAEELRLKSYVSETFGAAIIPDGMTIQDWGVTYDELEPYFDRFEYMLGISGQAGNIKGAIVPGGNPFEAPRARDFPMPPLQMQLGPRMFRDQAEAMGLHPFPMPAANASEAYVNEYGMQLGPCNYCGFCERYGCLNYSKSSPQTCILDALKRYENFSYRTHCEVLKVELAEDGKTATGVTYFDESAQEEVFQPADLVIMAAYSLHNTHLCLLSGIGEPYDPATGTGVTGRNYSYQMTGGTSAYFEDVEFNPFIGSGSTAYVIDDFATNQIDFAAEGFIGGSYINSGQSNGQPIRSMSLPAGVPAWGAGWKQGVKDWYGHAMSVGSHGSNMAYRDCYLDLDPTYTDKHGRPLMRMTFDWKDNDIRMTQFMKSKIEPIVEAMNPTSYRSSYKAAGSHYDVRPYQSTHNVGGTAMGDDPTTSVLNPYQQAWDAHNVFALGAGSFPQNIQYNPTGLLGGLAYWTLDAIRTKYLSNPGPLV, translated from the coding sequence ATGGCACGCACAGACCCCAAAAAAGACGTCGTTATCATCGGGCTTGGATGGACCGGGTCGATGGCAGGCATCGAACTGGCTAAGGAAGGCCTTGAAATTCTCGCACTTGAACGCGGCGCGGATCGGGACACGGTGCCCGACTTTCAATACCCCAACGTGGCAGACGAGTTACGCTACGGAGTGCGGTACGGCTTCATGCAAAAGCCTGTCAATTCGACGCTGACCCTGCGGCACGGCACACAAGATACCGCCCTGCCAATGCGGCATTTGGGGTCGTTTTTGCCGGGCGATGGGGTAGGGGGCGCAGGTGTTCATTGGAACGGCAACACTTGGCGACCCTTGGCCGAGGAATTGCGATTGAAATCCTACGTTTCTGAGACGTTCGGGGCCGCTATCATCCCCGACGGCATGACGATTCAGGACTGGGGCGTCACCTACGACGAACTCGAGCCCTATTTCGACCGCTTTGAATATATGCTGGGAATTTCCGGTCAGGCAGGGAATATCAAGGGCGCGATCGTGCCAGGCGGCAACCCGTTTGAGGCACCGCGCGCACGTGATTTCCCGATGCCGCCCCTCCAGATGCAACTGGGGCCGCGCATGTTCCGCGATCAGGCCGAGGCGATGGGGTTACATCCGTTTCCGATGCCCGCCGCCAATGCCAGCGAGGCTTATGTCAACGAGTACGGAATGCAACTTGGTCCCTGTAATTACTGCGGTTTCTGCGAGCGCTATGGTTGCCTCAACTATTCCAAATCCTCACCGCAGACTTGCATTCTCGACGCGCTGAAGCGCTATGAGAATTTCAGCTACCGCACCCATTGCGAGGTTCTGAAGGTCGAATTGGCCGAGGATGGCAAGACGGCGACTGGCGTGACCTATTTTGATGAATCCGCGCAGGAAGAGGTCTTTCAACCCGCCGACTTGGTCATCATGGCGGCCTATTCGCTGCACAATACCCACCTGTGCCTGCTATCGGGGATCGGCGAGCCCTACGATCCGGCGACAGGGACCGGTGTCACAGGACGTAACTACTCCTATCAAATGACCGGTGGCACCAGCGCGTATTTTGAGGATGTCGAATTCAATCCGTTTATCGGCTCGGGATCGACGGCATATGTCATCGACGATTTTGCGACCAACCAGATTGATTTTGCAGCCGAAGGTTTCATCGGCGGTAGCTATATCAATTCCGGGCAATCCAACGGCCAGCCGATCCGGTCCATGTCGTTGCCTGCAGGCGTGCCCGCGTGGGGTGCGGGTTGGAAGCAGGGAGTCAAGGATTGGTACGGCCATGCGATGAGCGTCGGATCGCACGGGTCGAACATGGCCTATCGGGATTGCTACCTCGACCTTGATCCCACCTATACCGACAAACACGGACGTCCCCTGATGCGGATGACCTTCGACTGGAAAGACAACGACATCCGCATGACCCAGTTCATGAAATCTAAGATCGAACCGATCGTCGAGGCGATGAATCCCACGTCCTATAGATCGTCCTATAAGGCAGCGGGATCGCATTACGACGTGCGCCCCTACCAGTCGACACACAACGTCGGCGGCACGGCGATGGGGGACGATCCGACCACGTCGGTGCTCAATCCCTATCAACAGGCATGGGACGCACATAACGTCTTTGCGCTGGGGGCGGGGTCGTTCCCGCAGAACATCCAGTACAATCCCACCGGGTTGCTCGGCGGACTTGCCTACTGGACGCTCGATGCGATCCGCACGAAATATCTCTCCAATCCGGGACCACTGGTATGA
- a CDS encoding cytochrome c — translation MTLMGKVLRGVGALVVVAVVVLFAIIFVPVQRTPAQVHLAADDIVVSGSGEYVMRLADCAACHTAKDREPFAGGYPIESPLGTIYSSNITPDPEHGIGDWTLADFRAALYDGIDEEGRHLYPAMPSANYRKLSEADIGSLYDYLMNDVEPVANDPPETELSFPFNQRWGLRLWKWVAYKDAGFAPRYGDAVLDRGAYLVEGPGHCSACHSPRTALFVQSGYTPDDSAFLSGGIIDGWAVPALRGPGSASAMWDEAQMVAFLQSGRNAHSGVAGEMALVVDESLQYMTDADVTAVARYLRHVATDDDALDTPALASADPADTETAAMLLAASPDMELGARLYLDNCNACHFNTGMGADEVFPELVGNSTVLADEPDGFLHVILNGAQLPSTATRPSRLRMPPFRDRLSDDEVAALATFVRQAWGNDAAPIAAATVGGVRKKTSDSDIIR, via the coding sequence ATGACTCTTATGGGCAAGGTCCTGCGCGGCGTTGGCGCATTGGTCGTGGTGGCGGTGGTCGTCCTTTTCGCCATCATTTTCGTCCCTGTGCAACGAACGCCCGCGCAGGTTCATCTGGCGGCAGACGACATCGTCGTTTCCGGTTCGGGCGAATACGTGATGCGGCTGGCCGATTGCGCGGCGTGCCACACTGCCAAGGACCGCGAACCTTTCGCGGGCGGCTATCCGATCGAAAGTCCACTTGGCACGATCTATTCATCAAACATCACGCCTGATCCCGAGCATGGCATCGGTGATTGGACTTTGGCGGATTTTCGCGCAGCACTTTACGACGGGATCGACGAGGAAGGGCGCCACCTTTATCCCGCCATGCCTTCGGCCAACTACCGCAAGCTGAGCGAGGCGGATATCGGCAGCCTTTACGACTACCTGATGAACGACGTGGAGCCGGTCGCCAACGACCCGCCCGAGACGGAGCTTTCCTTTCCTTTCAATCAGCGCTGGGGCCTGCGGCTATGGAAATGGGTCGCTTATAAGGACGCGGGCTTTGCGCCGCGCTACGGCGATGCGGTTCTCGACAGGGGCGCCTATCTGGTGGAAGGGCCGGGCCATTGCAGCGCCTGCCACAGCCCGCGCACTGCACTTTTTGTCCAATCGGGATATACGCCCGACGACAGCGCATTCCTGTCAGGCGGTATAATCGACGGTTGGGCGGTCCCTGCGTTGCGTGGCCCCGGAAGCGCGTCTGCGATGTGGGACGAGGCACAGATGGTGGCTTTCCTTCAGTCCGGGCGCAATGCTCACAGCGGCGTTGCTGGGGAAATGGCCCTCGTCGTCGATGAGTCGCTGCAATACATGACCGATGCGGACGTCACTGCTGTGGCAAGGTATCTGCGCCATGTGGCGACCGACGATGACGCGTTGGATACCCCCGCTTTGGCCTCTGCCGATCCGGCTGACACCGAGACCGCCGCGATGCTGCTGGCGGCGTCACCGGATATGGAGCTCGGCGCGCGGCTCTATCTCGACAACTGCAACGCCTGCCACTTCAATACCGGAATGGGTGCTGACGAGGTGTTCCCCGAACTGGTGGGCAATTCGACCGTGCTGGCGGACGAACCGGACGGGTTCCTGCATGTGATCCTAAATGGGGCGCAGCTGCCGTCGACCGCGACACGTCCGTCCAGATTGCGGATGCCGCCGTTCCGTGATCGGTTGTCTGATGATGAAGTGGCAGCATTGGCAACCTTTGTCCGGCAAGCTTGGGGAAATGATGCTGCTCCCATAGCTGCAGCGACAGTCGGCGGGGTGCGCAAGAAGACCTCGGATAGCGATATCATCCGCTAA
- a CDS encoding NADP-dependent oxidoreductase: MSQSLTINRQLVLAERPQGEPNKDTLRLETSTVPKPAPGQILLRTEYLSLDPYMRGRMSDAPSYAAPVALGAVMEGGTVAQVVVSHLEGFNPGDWVLCANGWQDFAVSDGEGVTVLGPDLAHPSWALGIMGMPGFTAWAGLTQIGLPKPDETVCVAAATGPVGATVGQIAKLMGCTVVGIAGGAEKCAFAVNDLGFDACIDHKSDGFANQLKAATPKGIDVYFENVGGAVFDAVLPLLNTAARIPLCGLVSGYNATALPTGPDRMGWLMGQILRKRLTMRGFIIFQDFGHLYPEFATAMTDWLAAGKIHYREEVIEGLEAAPRAFIGLLRGESFGKRVIHVGPEKMIENKEGVI; the protein is encoded by the coding sequence ATGTCCCAATCCCTGACAATTAACCGCCAACTCGTGCTGGCCGAACGGCCACAGGGCGAACCCAACAAAGACACCCTGCGCCTTGAAACGAGCACCGTACCTAAACCTGCGCCGGGCCAGATACTGTTGCGCACCGAATACCTGTCGCTTGATCCCTACATGCGCGGCCGGATGAGCGACGCGCCCTCTTACGCGGCACCTGTAGCTTTGGGCGCAGTGATGGAAGGTGGCACAGTCGCACAGGTCGTCGTCTCGCATCTGGAGGGGTTCAACCCAGGTGACTGGGTGCTGTGCGCGAATGGCTGGCAAGATTTCGCGGTTTCGGATGGAGAAGGTGTCACCGTCCTTGGCCCTGATCTTGCGCATCCATCATGGGCGCTAGGGATTATGGGAATGCCGGGATTTACAGCCTGGGCAGGCTTGACCCAGATCGGACTGCCAAAGCCGGACGAGACTGTTTGCGTGGCGGCGGCAACCGGGCCGGTTGGTGCCACGGTCGGGCAGATTGCCAAGCTGATGGGATGCACTGTCGTGGGCATCGCAGGCGGCGCAGAGAAGTGTGCTTTTGCCGTCAATGACTTGGGGTTTGACGCCTGTATCGACCATAAATCAGATGGGTTTGCCAACCAGCTGAAAGCTGCCACGCCCAAGGGCATCGACGTCTATTTCGAAAATGTTGGCGGTGCTGTGTTTGACGCTGTTCTGCCACTGCTTAACACTGCGGCCCGCATTCCGCTCTGTGGCCTCGTGTCGGGCTACAATGCCACTGCCTTACCGACCGGGCCGGACCGGATGGGCTGGCTTATGGGTCAAATCCTGCGAAAGCGCCTGACCATGCGAGGCTTCATCATCTTTCAGGATTTCGGGCATCTCTACCCTGAGTTTGCCACCGCGATGACCGACTGGCTTGCGGCCGGCAAGATTCACTACCGAGAAGAGGTGATCGAGGGTCTGGAAGCTGCGCCGCGTGCGTTCATCGGCCTGCTGCGTGGGGAGAGTTTTGGCAAACGGGTGATCCATGTGGGTCCCGAAAAAATGATCGAAAACAAGGAAGGCGTAATATGA